The Streptomyces sp. Je 1-332 genome has a window encoding:
- a CDS encoding DUF2017 domain-containing protein: MPGQFEAIPGGGAAVALDEVEISIIRSLAVQLLELIGPGPAEDAPDDPLAELFAEGPSEPPTDPVLQRLLPDAYGGPGSEEGATDADELRAYSSEFRRFTENDLRAKKREDALVVIRSLDALTSKGEGGAVLKLSADESRHWLGALNDLRLAIGARLEVTDEEDTDLLYQLPDSDARKPMVMAYLWLGGLQETLVATLIG, translated from the coding sequence ATGCCAGGACAATTCGAAGCCATTCCCGGGGGCGGCGCGGCCGTCGCGCTCGACGAGGTCGAGATCTCGATCATCCGGTCCCTCGCCGTCCAGCTCCTGGAGCTGATCGGTCCGGGCCCGGCCGAGGACGCCCCCGACGATCCGCTCGCGGAGCTGTTCGCCGAAGGCCCGAGCGAGCCGCCCACCGACCCGGTCCTCCAGCGGCTCCTTCCGGACGCCTATGGCGGGCCCGGCAGCGAGGAGGGCGCCACCGACGCCGACGAACTGCGGGCCTACTCCTCGGAGTTCAGGCGCTTCACCGAGAACGACCTGCGGGCCAAGAAGCGCGAGGACGCCCTGGTGGTGATCCGCAGCCTGGACGCGCTGACGTCGAAGGGCGAGGGCGGCGCCGTCCTGAAGCTGTCCGCCGACGAGTCGCGGCACTGGCTCGGCGCGCTCAACGACCTCCGCCTCGCGATCGGCGCCCGCCTGGAGGTGACCGACGAGGAGGACACGGACCTGCTCTACCAGCTGCCGGACTCCGACGCCCGCAAGCCGATGGTGATGGCCTATCTCTGGCTCGGCGGTCTGCAGGAGACGCTGGTCGCCACCCTCATCGGTTAG
- a CDS encoding ABC transporter substrate-binding protein: protein MSRPIRLLLAAALLAPLAACSSSDGADSKPESKAPGFPYTVTNCGVKTTYEAPPKRAVTMNQHVTEVMLELGLEDRIAGTAYLDDKVLPKYAKAYADTPVLAKEYPSYEKLLAANPDFVYGGYASSFLAGEGRSRGALAKSGVESRLNVEGCAKKPVSMDDVYKEVREVGSTFGVRPRAEKWVTAAKRELAQTEAKSKPVPVFVYDSGDKTAFTAGGRGIGNDIIERAGGRNVFADLDKSFGDASWESVVDRKPEVIVILDYGGTTVAQKKKRLLDDPVLADIPAIKHKRFAVLPLSDTVVGVRAPAAVGKLADQL, encoded by the coding sequence ATGTCCCGCCCCATACGTCTGCTGCTCGCCGCGGCCCTGCTGGCCCCGCTCGCCGCGTGCTCGTCCTCCGACGGCGCCGACTCGAAGCCGGAGTCCAAGGCCCCAGGCTTCCCGTACACGGTCACGAACTGCGGCGTGAAGACGACGTACGAAGCACCCCCGAAGCGCGCCGTCACGATGAACCAGCACGTCACGGAAGTGATGCTGGAGCTGGGTCTCGAGGACCGCATCGCGGGCACGGCGTACCTGGACGACAAGGTCCTGCCGAAGTACGCGAAGGCGTACGCGGACACCCCCGTCCTAGCCAAGGAGTACCCCTCCTACGAGAAACTCCTGGCCGCGAACCCCGACTTCGTCTACGGCGGCTACGCGTCGTCCTTCCTCGCGGGCGAGGGCCGCAGCCGCGGGGCCCTCGCGAAGTCAGGCGTGGAGAGCCGCCTGAACGTGGAGGGCTGCGCCAAGAAGCCCGTCTCGATGGACGACGTCTACAAGGAAGTCCGCGAGGTCGGCAGCACGTTCGGGGTGCGGCCGCGGGCGGAGAAGTGGGTGACCGCGGCGAAGCGTGAACTGGCGCAGACGGAGGCGAAGTCGAAGCCCGTCCCCGTCTTCGTCTACGACAGCGGCGACAAGACCGCCTTCACGGCGGGCGGCCGCGGCATCGGCAACGACATCATCGAGCGTGCGGGCGGCCGTAACGTCTTCGCCGACCTGGACAAGTCCTTCGGTGACGCGTCCTGGGAGTCGGTGGTCGACCGCAAGCCCGAGGTGATCGTGATCCTCGACTACGGCGGCACGACGGTCGCCCAGAAGAAGAAGCGCCTCCTCGACGACCCGGTCCTGGCGGACATCCCCGCCATCAAGCACAAGCGCTTCGCGGTACTGCCGCTGTCGGACACGGTGGTGGGGGTGAGGGCCCCGGCGGCGGTGGGGAAGCTGGCGGACCAGCTGTGA
- a CDS encoding immune inhibitor A domain-containing protein, producing the protein MTVSRRTFRATAAAVAMAAAAATFSAATASAKEDGPGGAPAIDRQDPSRAKAQVDHDLDGPFSKEQAQQRKAALQQVIEGDAKVQKRGGSQVVKLDDKKYVELGREKTDKIFTILVEFGDKVDDTTMYDPDGPDGPEAPVKKYGGEPGPAHNKIAKPDRAKDNSTAWQKDYNQQHFQDLYFGEGKDSKGKKKESLKTYYEKTSSGRYSVDGEVSDWVKVDYNEARYGSNYCGDTNCANVWDAVKDGVTAWTKDQKAQGRTDAQIKADLAKYDLWDRYDFDGDGEFNEPDGYIDHFQIVHAGEDESAGGGAEGTNALWAHRWYAYGNDAGNTGPANNKSGGTQIGDSGIWVGDYTMQPENGGLGVFAHEYGHDLGLPDLYDTTGKGENSVGFWSLMSAGSWLGTGKDAIGDLPGDMTAWDKFQLGWLDYAKAKAATTSEHKLGVSEYNTRHRQALVVDLPKKAVTTTVTKPTEGSKQWWSDQGDDLKNTLTRSVDLTGKSKAALSLDGWWDIEANYDYLYTEVSTDGGANWTPVDGTADGKAIPRDAGDKPALTGASGAYKKLAFPLDAYAGKKIDLRFRYSTDGGAGGKGFAADALAITADGAKVFEDGAEGDDNGWTAKGFSRIGESFTKKYDQYYLAENRQYVSYDKTLKVGPYNFGFSKTRPDWVEHYPYQTGLMVWQWDTSQKDNNTSAHPGQGLILPVDAHAKPLKWTDGTLLRNKIQPFDAPFSKFATDKFTLHNADVALKIKSQKGVPVFDDRKGTYWFEENPTGSVKVTDTNTQIKIIKQPKDGSSMTVQVGPSTK; encoded by the coding sequence GTGACAGTCAGTAGACGGACGTTCAGAGCCACCGCGGCTGCCGTGGCGATGGCCGCGGCAGCCGCCACGTTCTCGGCAGCCACCGCGTCGGCCAAGGAAGATGGTCCGGGCGGCGCGCCCGCCATCGACCGGCAGGACCCGAGCCGGGCCAAGGCGCAGGTCGACCACGACCTGGACGGGCCCTTCAGCAAGGAGCAGGCCCAGCAGCGCAAGGCCGCCCTCCAGCAGGTCATCGAGGGCGACGCCAAGGTACAGAAGCGCGGCGGCTCCCAGGTCGTGAAGCTCGACGACAAGAAGTACGTCGAGCTCGGCCGGGAGAAGACCGACAAGATCTTCACGATCCTGGTCGAGTTTGGCGACAAGGTGGACGACACCACCATGTACGACCCCGACGGCCCGGACGGCCCCGAGGCGCCGGTCAAGAAGTACGGCGGCGAGCCCGGCCCCGCGCACAACAAGATAGCCAAGCCGGACCGTGCGAAGGACAACAGCACGGCCTGGCAGAAGGACTACAACCAGCAGCACTTCCAGGACCTGTACTTCGGTGAGGGCAAGGACTCCAAGGGCAAGAAGAAGGAGTCCCTGAAGACCTACTACGAGAAGACCTCGTCCGGCCGTTACTCGGTCGACGGAGAGGTCTCCGACTGGGTCAAGGTCGACTACAACGAAGCCCGTTACGGCTCCAACTACTGCGGCGACACCAACTGCGCCAACGTCTGGGACGCGGTGAAGGACGGCGTCACCGCCTGGACCAAGGACCAGAAGGCCCAGGGCCGCACGGACGCCCAGATCAAGGCGGACCTCGCTAAGTACGACCTCTGGGACCGCTACGACTTCGACGGCGACGGCGAGTTCAACGAGCCCGACGGGTACATCGACCACTTCCAGATCGTCCACGCGGGCGAGGACGAGTCGGCCGGCGGCGGCGCCGAGGGCACCAACGCCCTGTGGGCGCACCGCTGGTACGCGTACGGCAACGACGCGGGCAACACCGGGCCCGCGAACAACAAGTCGGGCGGCACCCAGATCGGCGACTCTGGCATCTGGGTCGGCGACTACACGATGCAGCCGGAGAACGGCGGCCTCGGCGTCTTCGCCCACGAGTACGGCCACGACCTCGGTCTGCCCGACCTGTACGACACCACGGGCAAGGGCGAGAACTCGGTCGGCTTCTGGTCGCTGATGTCGGCCGGTTCCTGGCTCGGCACCGGCAAGGACGCCATCGGCGACCTGCCCGGCGACATGACCGCCTGGGACAAGTTCCAGCTGGGCTGGCTCGACTACGCCAAGGCCAAGGCCGCGACGACGTCCGAGCACAAGCTGGGCGTCTCGGAGTACAACACCCGTCACCGCCAGGCGCTCGTCGTCGACCTTCCGAAGAAGGCCGTCACCACCACGGTCACCAAGCCCACCGAGGGCTCCAAGCAGTGGTGGAGCGACCAGGGCGACGACCTCAAGAACACCCTGACGCGCTCGGTCGACCTGACCGGCAAGTCCAAGGCCGCGCTCTCCCTCGACGGTTGGTGGGACATCGAGGCCAACTACGACTACCTCTACACCGAGGTGTCGACGGACGGCGGCGCCAACTGGACGCCTGTGGACGGCACGGCGGACGGCAAGGCCATCCCGCGCGACGCCGGTGACAAGCCCGCGTTGACCGGTGCGTCGGGTGCGTACAAGAAGCTGGCGTTCCCGCTCGACGCGTACGCCGGCAAGAAGATCGATCTTCGCTTCCGCTACTCCACGGACGGCGGCGCGGGCGGCAAGGGCTTCGCGGCCGACGCCCTCGCGATCACCGCGGACGGTGCCAAGGTCTTCGAGGACGGCGCCGAGGGCGACGACAACGGCTGGACGGCGAAGGGCTTTTCGCGCATCGGCGAGTCCTTCACCAAGAAGTACGACCAGTACTACCTCGCCGAGAACCGGCAGTACGTGTCGTACGACAAGACCCTGAAGGTCGGCCCGTACAACTTCGGCTTCTCCAAGACCCGTCCGGACTGGGTCGAGCACTACCCGTACCAGACCGGCCTGATGGTCTGGCAGTGGGACACCTCGCAGAAGGACAACAACACCAGCGCGCACCCCGGCCAGGGTCTGATCCTGCCGGTGGACGCGCACGCCAAGCCGCTCAAGTGGACGGACGGCACCCTGCTGCGGAACAAGATCCAGCCGTTCGACGCGCCCTTCAGCAAGTTCGCGACCGACAAGTTCACGCTCCACAACGCGGACGTCGCGCTGAAGATCAAGTCCCAGAAGGGTGTCCCGGTCTTCGACGACCGCAAGGGCACCTACTGGTTCGAGGAGAACCCCACGGGAAGTGTCAAGGTCACTGACACCAACACCCAGATCAAGATCATCAAGCAGCCGAAGGATGGGTCCTCGATGACGGTCCAGGTGGGTCCCTCCACGAAGTAA
- a CDS encoding M67 family metallopeptidase — MLTLTQALHDQIVAHARQDHPDEACGVVAGPEGTGRPERFIPMLNAARSPTFYEFDSGDLLKLYREMDDRDEEPVIVYHSHTATEAYPSRTDISYANEPGAHYVLVSTADTDDAGDFQFRSFRIVDGEVTEEEVKVVQAY, encoded by the coding sequence ATGCTGACCCTGACCCAGGCCCTCCACGACCAGATCGTCGCGCACGCGCGCCAGGACCACCCCGACGAGGCCTGCGGTGTGGTCGCGGGCCCGGAGGGAACCGGCCGCCCCGAGCGCTTCATCCCGATGCTGAACGCGGCACGCTCGCCCACGTTCTACGAGTTCGACTCGGGCGACCTCCTCAAGCTCTACCGCGAGATGGACGACCGCGACGAGGAGCCGGTGATCGTCTACCACTCGCACACGGCGACCGAGGCCTACCCCTCGCGCACCGACATCTCGTACGCCAACGAGCCGGGCGCCCACTACGTCCTGGTCTCCACGGCCGACACCGACGACGCGGGCGACTTCCAGTTCCGCTCCTTCCGGATCGTGGACGGCGAGGTCACCGAAGAAGAGGTGAAGGTCGTCCAGGCGTACTGA
- a CDS encoding isochorismatase family protein, with translation MRRALIVVDVQNDFCEGGSLAVAGGADVAAAITELIGQAPAGYRHVVATRDHHIDPGDHFSDRPDFARSWPPHCVAGTEGIGFHPNFAPVVASGAIDAVFDKGAYSAAYSGFEGADENGVPLADWLRERKINEVDVVGIATDHCVRATALDAAREGFGTTVLLDLTAGVSRESTERALEELRAAGVELTGKPVG, from the coding sequence ATGCGCCGCGCTCTGATCGTCGTCGATGTGCAGAACGACTTCTGCGAGGGCGGCAGCCTCGCGGTCGCCGGGGGTGCCGATGTGGCCGCCGCGATCACCGAGCTGATCGGCCAGGCGCCGGCGGGCTACCGGCACGTGGTGGCCACGCGTGATCACCACATCGACCCGGGCGACCACTTCTCCGACCGGCCGGACTTCGCCCGCTCCTGGCCGCCGCACTGCGTGGCGGGCACGGAGGGGATCGGGTTCCACCCGAACTTCGCGCCGGTCGTGGCGTCCGGGGCCATCGACGCGGTGTTCGACAAGGGGGCCTACTCGGCCGCCTACAGCGGGTTCGAGGGGGCCGACGAGAACGGCGTCCCGCTGGCGGACTGGCTGCGGGAGCGGAAGATCAACGAGGTGGACGTGGTGGGAATCGCCACAGACCACTGCGTACGCGCCACGGCCCTCGACGCGGCCCGTGAGGGCTTCGGCACGACGGTCCTGCTCGACCTGACGGCCGGCGTCTCCAGGGAGTCGACGGAGCGAGCGCTGGAGGAGCTACGGGCGGCGGGGGTGGAGCTGACCGGAAAGCCGGTCGGCTGA
- a CDS encoding ABC transporter ATP-binding protein produces MTGMMLRTENLTYETSGGLRLVDDVTLHAARGETIGIVGPNGSGKTTLLRCVYGALAPTGGRVLLDGDDLAARSAKERARRIATVPQDGHTGFELTVRQIVAMGRSPHKRFWEADTAQDAALVTDALERVGAAGLAHRVFAGLSGGERQSALVARSLVQEPAVLVLDEPTNHLDIRYQLEILALVRDLGTTNLLALHDLNLAAYYCDRLYVLDAGRLVASGAPKEVLTSELLAEVYGVTAEVAVHPATGAPTVTYLPSAAPRLPSST; encoded by the coding sequence ATGACCGGCATGATGCTGCGCACCGAGAACCTCACGTACGAGACGTCCGGCGGCCTGCGGCTGGTCGACGACGTCACCCTGCACGCGGCCCGGGGCGAGACCATCGGCATCGTCGGCCCCAACGGCAGCGGCAAGACCACCCTCCTGCGCTGCGTCTACGGCGCCCTGGCGCCCACCGGCGGCCGCGTGCTCCTGGACGGCGACGACCTGGCGGCCCGCTCGGCCAAGGAACGGGCCCGCCGCATCGCCACCGTCCCGCAGGACGGGCACACCGGCTTCGAGCTCACCGTCCGGCAGATCGTCGCCATGGGCCGCTCCCCGCACAAGCGCTTCTGGGAGGCGGACACCGCGCAGGACGCCGCCTTGGTCACCGACGCGTTGGAACGCGTCGGCGCGGCCGGCCTCGCCCACCGTGTCTTCGCCGGGCTCTCCGGCGGCGAGCGCCAGAGCGCCCTGGTGGCGAGGTCGCTGGTGCAGGAGCCCGCGGTCCTCGTCCTGGACGAGCCGACCAACCACCTGGACATCCGCTACCAGCTGGAGATCCTCGCCCTCGTCCGCGACCTCGGCACCACGAACCTCCTGGCCCTGCACGACCTCAACCTGGCCGCGTACTACTGCGACCGTCTGTACGTGCTCGACGCCGGCCGCCTCGTCGCGTCAGGTGCGCCGAAGGAGGTCCTGACCAGCGAACTCCTCGCCGAGGTGTACGGGGTGACGGCGGAGGTGGCGGTGCATCCGGCCACGGGCGCTCCGACGGTCACCTACCTGCCCTCAGCTGCGCCGCGGCTCCCCTCATCCACGTGA
- a CDS encoding nicotinate phosphoribosyltransferase encodes MNTADLGLPVDVPSTALFTDHYELTMLQAALKAGTADRRSVFEVFTRRLPEGRRYGVVAGTGRVLDAVENFRFDADVIGFLRERRVVDEETLQWLASYRFSGDVWGYPEGEVYFPGSPILRVEGSFAECVLLETVILSILNHDSAIAAAASRMASAAGERPLIEMGARRTHELAAVAASRAAYVGGFTTTSDLAAGFRYDIPTVGTSAHAFTLLHDTERDAFQAQVDSLGPGTTLLVDTYDVTEAVRTAVEVAGPELGAVRIDSGDLLLVAHRVRQQLDELGATATKIVVTSDLDEYAIASLAAAPVDAYGVGTQLVTGSGHPTCSMVYKLVARAHSADPHARLEPVAKKSLGAKSSVGGRKWAARRPDEYGVAEAEVIGTGAVPVELADHQLLVELIKGGEVVAREPLDTVRDRHAEARGRLPLSATQLSKGEAVIPTEYV; translated from the coding sequence ATGAACACAGCGGACCTTGGGCTGCCGGTGGATGTTCCGTCGACCGCGCTCTTCACGGATCACTACGAGCTCACGATGCTGCAGGCCGCGCTGAAGGCCGGCACCGCCGACCGGCGCTCCGTCTTCGAGGTCTTCACCCGCAGACTGCCCGAGGGACGCCGCTATGGAGTGGTCGCCGGAACCGGCCGCGTCCTGGACGCCGTGGAGAACTTCCGCTTCGACGCCGACGTCATCGGCTTCCTGCGCGAGCGCCGTGTCGTCGACGAGGAGACCCTCCAGTGGCTCGCCTCGTACCGCTTCAGCGGTGACGTCTGGGGCTATCCGGAGGGCGAGGTCTACTTCCCCGGCTCGCCGATCCTGCGCGTCGAGGGCTCCTTCGCGGAGTGCGTGCTCCTGGAGACGGTGATCCTCTCCATCCTCAACCACGACTCGGCGATCGCGGCCGCCGCCTCCCGGATGGCATCGGCCGCCGGTGAGCGCCCGCTGATCGAGATGGGCGCGCGGCGTACGCACGAGCTGGCGGCCGTCGCCGCCTCGCGCGCCGCGTACGTCGGCGGCTTCACGACCACGTCCGACCTGGCCGCCGGGTTCCGCTACGACATCCCGACGGTCGGCACATCGGCCCACGCCTTCACCCTCCTGCACGACACCGAACGCGACGCCTTCCAGGCGCAGGTGGACTCCCTCGGGCCCGGTACCACCCTGCTCGTGGACACGTACGACGTGACCGAGGCCGTCCGCACCGCCGTCGAGGTCGCCGGGCCGGAGCTCGGCGCCGTGCGCATCGACTCCGGGGACCTGCTCCTGGTCGCGCACCGGGTCCGGCAGCAGCTGGACGAGCTCGGGGCGACCGCGACGAAGATCGTCGTGACCTCCGACCTGGACGAGTACGCCATCGCCTCGCTGGCTGCGGCGCCCGTGGACGCGTACGGGGTCGGCACCCAGCTCGTCACCGGGTCCGGGCACCCGACCTGCTCGATGGTCTACAAGCTGGTGGCCCGCGCCCACTCGGCGGACCCGCACGCCCGCCTCGAACCGGTGGCCAAGAAGTCGCTCGGCGCCAAGTCGTCGGTGGGCGGGCGCAAGTGGGCCGCGCGCCGGCCCGACGAGTACGGGGTCGCCGAGGCCGAGGTGATCGGCACGGGGGCCGTGCCGGTGGAGCTCGCCGACCACCAGCTGCTCGTCGAGCTGATCAAGGGCGGTGAGGTGGTGGCGCGCGAGCCGCTGGACACCGTGCGCGACCGGCACGCGGAGGCGCGGGGCCGGCTGCCTCTGTCGGCTACGCAGCTGTCGAAGGGCGAGGCCGTCATTCCGACGGAGTACGTCTGA
- a CDS encoding iron ABC transporter permease — protein MGYATVIAALCAALAAAVVAGLALGSVRIPTADVLEILTGGAEPSPFRTIVLDVRLPRVLLGAAVGAGLAVIGAVLQALVRNPLADPFLLGVSSGASAGAVAVIVLGSVFGLGAGLATTVTIPAAAFAGALLSLLVVYTLARSGGGSFATGRLILSGVAVSYILSALTSLILITSDSADHLKEVLYWTLGGLGSARWDMLALPGIALILGTALLVALARPLDLLLVGEEGATVLGLDTARFRAAVFVLASLLTGVLVAYSGAIGFVGLMVPHAARMLVGAAHRALLPVVALMGAVFLVAADLAARTVAAPQDIPVGVLTALTGGPFFLWMLRKNRTQEGAPA, from the coding sequence CTGGGCTACGCGACAGTCATCGCGGCGCTCTGCGCAGCCCTCGCGGCAGCGGTCGTGGCGGGCCTGGCCCTGGGCTCGGTACGCATACCCACCGCCGACGTCCTGGAGATCCTGACGGGAGGTGCGGAACCTTCCCCGTTCCGCACCATCGTTCTGGACGTAAGACTCCCAAGGGTCCTGCTCGGCGCAGCCGTAGGCGCAGGCCTGGCAGTAATAGGCGCCGTCCTCCAGGCCCTGGTGAGAAACCCCCTGGCCGACCCGTTCCTGCTCGGCGTCTCCTCCGGCGCATCCGCCGGAGCCGTCGCCGTCATCGTCCTCGGCAGCGTCTTCGGCCTGGGAGCGGGCCTGGCCACCACCGTCACGATCCCGGCCGCGGCCTTCGCGGGAGCCCTGCTCTCGCTCCTCGTCGTCTACACGCTGGCAAGGTCAGGAGGCGGCAGCTTCGCCACCGGCCGCCTGATCCTCTCCGGGGTGGCCGTCTCGTACATCCTCTCCGCCCTGACCAGCCTGATCCTGATCACCTCCGACAGCGCCGACCACCTGAAGGAAGTCCTGTACTGGACCCTCGGCGGCCTCGGCAGCGCCCGCTGGGACATGCTCGCGCTGCCCGGTATCGCACTCATTCTCGGCACGGCCCTGCTCGTCGCCCTCGCCCGCCCCCTCGACCTGCTCCTGGTCGGCGAGGAGGGCGCCACCGTCCTCGGACTCGACACGGCCCGCTTCCGCGCCGCCGTCTTCGTCCTCGCCTCGCTCCTGACCGGCGTACTCGTCGCCTACAGCGGGGCCATCGGCTTCGTCGGCCTGATGGTGCCGCACGCCGCCCGGATGCTGGTCGGCGCCGCACACCGGGCGCTCCTGCCGGTGGTGGCCCTGATGGGCGCGGTGTTCCTGGTGGCGGCCGACCTCGCCGCGCGCACGGTCGCGGCGCCGCAGGACATCCCGGTCGGCGTCCTGACGGCGCTGACGGGCGGCCCGTTCTTCCTGTGGATGCTGCGCAAGAACCGTACGCAGGAAGGGGCCCCCGCATGA
- a CDS encoding amino acid permease — protein MTSVQVEEHHDGNEAGGTGGSSGTSGEGYQRGLGARQIQMIAIGGAIGTGLFLGAGKAIHKAGPSLILAYAIAGLVIFFIMRALGELLMYRAVSGSFSEYAREFIGPFFGYVTGWTYWLFWVVTGITEVTAAAQYMQYWTHDAIPQWAYALIFTVILYGANLISVKLFGELEFWFSMVKVTAIIGMILICAGILTIGFSDAGDTASVSHLWDQGGFFPNGIGSTLMTLQIVMFAFLAVELVGVTAGESKDPKTVLPKAINTVPWRIAVFYVGALVMILSVVPWTSFQPGVSPFVAAFQEMGLGIGAAIVNFVVLTAALSSCNSGMYSTGRMLRDLALNGQGPKFFTKLTKNGLPLVGTTFSATLMLVGVWINYQWPGEAFNYVVSFATISGMWAWIMILICQIKYRRKADRGELPMSTFRAPGAPFTSWFALAFIAMVIVMMGIDKDARISLYAAPVWALILGVGYLVMQKRNDTQSTGGGEADKQDAIKS, from the coding sequence ATGACCTCAGTGCAGGTCGAAGAGCATCACGACGGCAATGAGGCCGGCGGAACGGGCGGTTCGTCCGGCACGTCAGGCGAGGGTTATCAGCGCGGGCTCGGCGCCCGGCAGATCCAGATGATCGCGATCGGCGGTGCCATCGGCACCGGCCTGTTCCTCGGTGCGGGCAAGGCCATTCACAAGGCCGGTCCGAGCCTCATCCTGGCGTACGCCATCGCCGGCCTCGTCATCTTCTTCATCATGCGGGCCCTGGGCGAGCTGCTCATGTACCGCGCCGTGTCGGGCTCCTTCTCGGAGTACGCGCGTGAATTCATCGGCCCGTTCTTCGGGTACGTGACCGGCTGGACGTACTGGCTCTTCTGGGTCGTCACCGGCATCACGGAAGTCACGGCAGCGGCCCAGTACATGCAGTACTGGACACATGACGCCATTCCACAATGGGCCTACGCGCTGATCTTCACGGTCATCCTGTACGGCGCCAACCTGATCTCCGTGAAGCTCTTCGGTGAGCTCGAGTTCTGGTTCTCGATGGTCAAGGTCACCGCGATCATCGGCATGATCCTCATCTGCGCCGGCATCCTCACCATCGGCTTCTCCGACGCCGGCGACACCGCGTCCGTCTCCCACCTGTGGGACCAGGGCGGCTTCTTCCCGAACGGCATCGGCTCCACGCTGATGACGCTGCAGATCGTGATGTTCGCCTTCCTCGCCGTCGAGCTGGTCGGCGTCACCGCGGGCGAGTCCAAGGACCCGAAGACCGTCCTGCCCAAGGCCATCAACACCGTGCCGTGGCGCATCGCCGTCTTCTACGTCGGCGCCCTCGTCATGATCCTCTCGGTCGTGCCGTGGACCTCGTTCCAGCCGGGCGTCTCGCCGTTCGTCGCGGCCTTCCAGGAGATGGGCCTCGGCATCGGCGCCGCGATCGTCAACTTCGTCGTCCTGACGGCCGCGCTCTCCTCCTGCAACTCGGGCATGTACTCCACCGGCCGCATGCTGCGCGACCTCGCGCTCAACGGCCAGGGCCCGAAGTTCTTCACCAAGCTGACGAAGAACGGCCTGCCGCTGGTCGGCACCACCTTCTCCGCGACCCTGATGCTGGTCGGCGTCTGGATCAACTACCAGTGGCCGGGCGAGGCGTTCAACTACGTCGTCTCCTTCGCGACCATCTCCGGCATGTGGGCCTGGATCATGATCCTGATCTGCCAGATCAAGTACCGCCGCAAGGCCGACCGCGGCGAGCTGCCGATGTCCACCTTCCGTGCGCCGGGAGCTCCGTTCACGAGCTGGTTCGCGCTCGCCTTCATCGCGATGGTCATCGTCATGATGGGCATCGACAAGGACGCGCGGATCTCGCTCTACGCCGCTCCGGTGTGGGCGCTGATCCTCGGCGTCGGCTATCTGGTCATGCAGAAGCGCAACGACACGCAGTCGACGGGTGGTGGCGAGGCGGACAAGCAGGACGCGATCAAGTCCTGA
- the clpS gene encoding ATP-dependent Clp protease adapter ClpS, translated as MGGVSTAPAEITRPESDEETFAVPEPDVPWITLVHNDPVNLMSYVTYVFQSYFGYSKEKATKLMMDVHHKGRAVVSTGSREEMERDVQAMHGYGLWATLQQDRK; from the coding sequence ATGGGTGGCGTGAGTACGGCTCCCGCAGAGATCACCCGCCCGGAATCCGACGAAGAGACCTTCGCCGTCCCGGAGCCCGACGTCCCCTGGATCACGCTCGTCCACAACGACCCGGTCAATCTGATGAGTTACGTGACCTATGTGTTCCAGTCCTACTTCGGGTACTCGAAGGAGAAGGCCACGAAGCTGATGATGGACGTGCATCACAAGGGTCGCGCGGTCGTCTCCACCGGCTCCCGCGAGGAGATGGAGCGCGACGTACAGGCCATGCACGGATACGGTCTGTGGGCCACCCTCCAGCAGGACCGGAAGTAG